From the genome of Culicoidibacter larvae, one region includes:
- a CDS encoding fumarate hydratase gives MRTISYDTVVNQVARLCQESNMAIEPEIVSVLEAKFEASSGLEHEMLQQIVINNKLAGEKQLPLCQDTGIVVVFLEIGTELHIDFDIEAAVNAGVAEGYTYLRKSVVGHPLERVNTKDNTPAIVHQRLVAGDKLTISLAPKGAGSENMSGMKMLSPSVGVDGVKDYVLEVIKAAKGKACPPMIVGIGIGGNFEKAPMLAKEALLRPLSDEADHPLDKKLEQELLRAINELGIGTMGVGGIATALAVKVNSFPCHIASLPVAVNIQCHVARHLTAVL, from the coding sequence ATGCGGACAATTAGTTATGATACAGTGGTCAATCAGGTGGCGCGATTATGTCAGGAGTCCAATATGGCTATCGAGCCGGAAATAGTTTCAGTATTGGAAGCAAAGTTTGAAGCTTCATCTGGTTTGGAGCATGAGATGTTACAACAGATTGTAATTAATAATAAGCTTGCCGGGGAGAAGCAATTACCTTTATGCCAGGATACCGGTATTGTGGTTGTGTTTTTGGAAATTGGCACGGAGCTGCACATTGATTTTGATATTGAGGCAGCGGTGAACGCTGGTGTAGCCGAAGGCTACACCTATTTGCGTAAGTCGGTAGTTGGTCATCCACTGGAGCGGGTGAATACCAAAGATAATACACCGGCGATTGTTCATCAGCGGTTGGTTGCCGGGGATAAGCTGACAATTAGTTTGGCGCCGAAAGGGGCCGGCAGTGAGAATATGAGCGGCATGAAGATGTTATCGCCTAGTGTCGGAGTTGATGGTGTGAAAGATTATGTGCTTGAGGTCATCAAGGCGGCCAAGGGCAAAGCCTGTCCTCCGATGATAGTAGGTATTGGTATTGGTGGTAATTTTGAGAAGGCGCCAATGCTTGCCAAAGAGGCTCTGCTTCGGCCGCTCTCGGACGAAGCGGACCATCCTTTAGACAAAAAACTGGAACAGGAATTGTTGCGTGCTATTAATGAGCTTGGCATTGGTACGATGGGTGTTGGCGGCATTGCTACGGCGCTGGCGGTTAAGGTGAATAGTTTTCCGTGTCATATTGCGTCGCTGCCGGTTGCGGTTAATATTCAGTGTCATGTTGCCCGTCATTTGACGGCTGTGTTGTAG
- a CDS encoding FumA C-terminus/TtdB family hydratase beta subunit, with protein MKTRDLITPLDTALVADLRSGEKILISGTIYVARDAAHKRIGEMLEAGLPLPVDLKNQIIYYMGPSPAIGEEVIGSCGPTTSARMDPYTEMMLDLGVKLFIGKGERAPYVEQLLQEHGAVYAIAVGGAAVYLQQFVKTCECIAFEELGAEALYRLEVENFEVFVANDVQGNTIFQ; from the coding sequence ATGAAGACTAGAGATTTGATAACGCCGCTTGATACAGCATTGGTTGCTGATTTACGGTCTGGTGAAAAAATATTGATTAGCGGGACTATTTATGTGGCTCGTGATGCTGCTCATAAACGGATTGGCGAAATGCTTGAGGCAGGGTTGCCGTTACCAGTTGACTTGAAGAATCAGATTATTTATTATATGGGACCATCGCCAGCGATTGGTGAAGAAGTGATAGGCAGTTGCGGACCGACAACAAGTGCGCGAATGGATCCGTATACCGAAATGATGTTGGATCTTGGTGTAAAGTTGTTTATTGGCAAAGGTGAGCGCGCACCTTATGTTGAGCAACTGTTGCAAGAGCACGGTGCTGTTTACGCGATAGCGGTTGGTGGTGCGGCAGTATATTTACAGCAGTTTGTTAAGACCTGCGAGTGCATCGCTTTTGAAGAGCTTGGTGCCGAGGCGTTGTATCGCCTTGAGGTAGAAAATTTTGAAGTATTCGTAGCTAATGACGTTCAAGGAAATACAATCTTTCAATAA
- a CDS encoding NAD(P)-dependent malic enzyme, with product MDYKNDALAIHKKYKGKLGIEILPPVNEDTLTLLYSPGVAEPCKEIAVNPDLVAEYTWRQNTVAVISDGSAVLGLGNIGAKAAIPVMEGKALLMKSFANLNGVPIVLDTQDTDMIIQTVKMLAPSFGAINLEDISAPRCVIIERELEAALDIPIFHDDQHGTAIVVMAALINSLKLAQKQLADCKVVVSGAGAAGSSIIKLLHTFGCRNIVAFDVNGVITENPANDFLQAEIAELTNGVAGTTFEQAFVGADIFIGVSAAGIVKEAMIRAMNDKAIVFAMANPEPEIGYDAARAAGAFIVGTGRSDFPNQINNLLAFPGIFRGALDVGAKKITMVMKMAAVYAIADLIDDADLREDYVIASPFTEGLTEQVARAVAAAAKQG from the coding sequence ATGGATTATAAAAATGATGCTTTGGCGATTCATAAAAAGTATAAGGGTAAGTTAGGTATAGAAATCTTACCGCCGGTGAATGAAGACACCCTAACGTTGCTTTATTCACCTGGCGTCGCTGAACCTTGTAAAGAAATTGCTGTTAATCCGGATTTGGTTGCTGAATATACTTGGCGCCAAAATACGGTAGCAGTTATCAGTGATGGCAGCGCGGTTTTAGGGCTTGGCAACATTGGTGCCAAAGCTGCGATTCCGGTTATGGAAGGGAAAGCATTGCTGATGAAATCTTTTGCTAACCTGAATGGCGTGCCAATTGTGCTTGATACCCAAGATACCGACATGATTATTCAAACTGTAAAAATGCTAGCGCCTTCATTTGGAGCCATTAACCTTGAAGATATTTCTGCCCCACGTTGTGTGATTATTGAACGTGAACTGGAAGCAGCTTTAGATATTCCAATATTTCATGATGATCAGCATGGAACGGCAATTGTGGTTATGGCAGCTTTGATTAATTCCTTGAAGTTGGCACAAAAGCAACTTGCTGATTGTAAAGTAGTTGTCAGCGGTGCCGGCGCAGCGGGAAGCAGTATTATTAAATTATTGCACACTTTTGGCTGCCGCAATATTGTTGCTTTTGATGTTAATGGTGTTATTACTGAAAACCCAGCTAATGACTTCCTGCAAGCAGAAATTGCTGAGTTGACTAATGGTGTTGCGGGAACAACATTTGAGCAGGCTTTTGTTGGCGCTGATATTTTTATTGGTGTTTCAGCAGCGGGTATTGTCAAGGAAGCAATGATTCGCGCGATGAATGATAAGGCGATTGTTTTTGCTATGGCAAATCCTGAACCGGAAATTGGTTACGATGCCGCTCGAGCGGCCGGGGCCTTCATTGTCGGCACCGGGCGCTCCGACTTTCCTAACCAAATCAATAATTTGCTGGCGTTTCCGGGAATTTTCAGAGGTGCTTTAGATGTTGGCGCGAAGAAAATTACTATGGTGATGAAGATGGCAGCTGTTTATGCAATTGCTGATTTGATTGATGATGCTGATTTGCGGGAGGATTATGTTATTGCCTCACCGTTTACCGAAGGGTTAACTGAACAGGTTGCTCGTGCAGTTGCTGCCGCAGCTAAACAAGGATAG
- a CDS encoding M20/M25/M40 family metallo-hydrolase, protein MMIDRERAINTFMDLVTIDSVSLQEKQFAEFLRQLFIDMGFEVVEDVKSRKLVAGSSTGNMIVRVPGNADLPTVILCSHMDTVEPGNGIEPIIDASGEWIISKGDTILGADDKGGIAQIIEAVRTLQDAELEHPPLELLFTFGEEIGLLGSKHVDAELLNGEDIYVIDGGPAVGDAYVGGPSSYVVKGEIHGKTAHAATHPEQGVSAVQVLAECITKMPLMKVSEQTSVNISKLFCDSPLNVVPELARFELEIRSADDDEAQNVLQHIEQVLSNVTNHFGAKYTLEVETRMKAFRLNDDAPIIRRFQKVNADLGIPTRSKRSKGGTDLSALLERLDAQGLVLTVGSKNEHSTEEALNIDIFLQCTERLVHLITSYADKTYLESE, encoded by the coding sequence ATGATGATTGATCGTGAACGGGCAATAAATACATTTATGGATTTAGTGACCATTGATAGTGTGAGTTTGCAAGAAAAGCAATTTGCCGAATTTTTGCGGCAATTGTTTATTGATATGGGTTTTGAAGTTGTTGAAGATGTTAAGAGTCGCAAGCTGGTTGCTGGCAGCAGCACCGGTAATATGATTGTGCGAGTGCCGGGAAATGCCGACTTACCAACAGTTATTTTGTGCAGCCATATGGATACGGTTGAACCCGGGAATGGCATTGAACCAATTATTGACGCAAGTGGTGAGTGGATTATTTCAAAAGGCGATACGATTCTTGGTGCTGATGATAAGGGTGGAATTGCCCAAATAATTGAAGCTGTACGCACGCTGCAAGATGCCGAGCTTGAGCACCCGCCCTTGGAACTGCTCTTTACTTTTGGTGAAGAAATTGGTTTGCTTGGCAGTAAGCATGTTGATGCTGAGCTGTTGAACGGCGAAGATATTTATGTTATTGATGGCGGTCCGGCAGTGGGCGACGCTTATGTTGGCGGGCCAAGCAGCTATGTGGTAAAAGGTGAAATTCATGGTAAAACAGCACACGCTGCAACACACCCGGAACAGGGCGTATCGGCAGTTCAAGTATTAGCTGAATGTATTACAAAGATGCCATTGATGAAGGTGTCGGAGCAAACCTCAGTGAATATTAGCAAGTTATTTTGTGATTCGCCACTCAATGTTGTTCCTGAGCTTGCTCGCTTTGAGCTCGAAATTCGCAGTGCCGATGATGATGAAGCGCAAAATGTTTTGCAACACATTGAACAAGTATTATCGAATGTGACGAACCATTTCGGGGCAAAATATACCCTTGAAGTCGAAACGCGCATGAAGGCATTTCGACTCAATGATGATGCGCCGATTATTCGCCGTTTTCAAAAAGTGAATGCTGATTTAGGAATTCCAACCAGAAGCAAACGGTCTAAAGGCGGCACTGACTTATCAGCTTTGCTTGAACGCCTTGATGCTCAAGGGTTGGTGCTGACAGTTGGTTCAAAAAATGAGCATTCAACTGAAGAAGCTTTAAACATTGATATATTTCTACAATGTACGGAACGACTGGTACACTTGATTACCAGTTATGCAGATAAAACATACTTGGAAAGCGAGTGA
- a CDS encoding dipeptidase, with protein MMKIFDAHLDTFAHVAEVDPEGSRSVFMQQHYPNLLAGDTKVGVFVIYTEGDTVMAKYEQAIAIMEAMSREVQLHKDKLQLITTAQDLHDIEKNDKLGLILGIEGMQFLEINYDILFLMAQMGVRHGGLTWNEQNAFAAGAGIENDRGLTAAGKQLVADMESLHMIVDLAHANEQTFYDVADTATKPFIVSHSAAWSVYNHPRNLKDEQLRILAEAGGIIGLNAWRTFLADTNQSIDDFMRHLVYIADKIGVEHIGFGFDFCDYLYGDMVNGKPLTKDLKSSKDAPNVIPLLEAHGFSKTEIEKICYQNFADFFKAQLG; from the coding sequence ATGATGAAAATTTTTGATGCCCATTTAGATACATTTGCTCATGTAGCTGAAGTTGATCCCGAAGGCAGCCGTTCGGTTTTTATGCAACAGCATTATCCGAACTTACTTGCCGGAGATACTAAAGTTGGCGTGTTCGTCATTTACACCGAGGGCGATACAGTTATGGCTAAGTATGAGCAAGCAATTGCGATTATGGAGGCAATGAGTCGCGAGGTGCAGCTACATAAAGATAAATTGCAGTTAATTACGACTGCGCAGGATTTACACGATATTGAAAAGAATGATAAACTTGGCCTGATTCTTGGTATTGAAGGTATGCAGTTTTTAGAAATTAATTACGATATTTTATTTTTGATGGCACAGATGGGTGTTCGCCATGGCGGACTCACCTGGAACGAACAAAATGCTTTTGCTGCCGGCGCGGGCATTGAAAATGACCGCGGCCTGACTGCGGCCGGTAAACAGTTGGTTGCCGATATGGAAAGCTTGCATATGATTGTTGATTTGGCGCATGCCAATGAGCAAACCTTTTATGATGTAGCCGATACAGCCACTAAACCATTTATTGTTTCGCATTCAGCAGCATGGAGTGTGTATAATCATCCGCGAAATCTGAAAGATGAGCAGTTGCGCATTCTTGCTGAAGCGGGAGGAATTATCGGGCTCAATGCCTGGCGCACGTTTTTAGCGGATACAAACCAAAGCATTGATGATTTTATGCGTCATCTGGTTTATATTGCAGATAAAATTGGTGTTGAGCATATTGGTTTTGGCTTTGATTTCTGTGACTATCTCTATGGCGATATGGTGAACGGTAAACCTCTGACTAAAGACTTGAAGTCGTCAAAAGATGCGCCGAATGTGATTCCTTTATTGGAAGCTCACGGTTTTTCAAAAACAGAGATAGAAAAAATTTGTTATCAAAACTTCGCTGATTTTTTTAAAGCCCAACTTGGTTAG
- a CDS encoding GntR family transcriptional regulator — MKRYEEIAEELIKEINEGVYQQQELLPSENKLIERFKVSRMTVRQALDVLVGKNMVTKKPGKGTFVTGQKIKSFSRGLIGFSESAKMQNKESDTIILSNELVAPNDEVQELLNISASELVYRVERLRLISGEVYIYEIDFIPLEYTNELPEEKAKSLFKYLENEMSYTIAFANYKIEAIGADKTIAKHMQVNRQAPILFVQVTHYLNDSRPLYASYSYYRHEYYSFNSTIQRNV; from the coding sequence ATGAAGCGTTATGAGGAAATTGCAGAAGAGCTGATTAAGGAAATTAATGAAGGTGTCTATCAGCAACAGGAATTATTGCCATCAGAGAATAAATTGATTGAGCGGTTTAAGGTGTCACGTATGACGGTACGTCAGGCACTTGATGTTTTGGTTGGCAAAAATATGGTTACCAAGAAGCCGGGCAAGGGAACATTTGTGACCGGTCAGAAAATAAAAAGTTTTTCGCGCGGTTTGATTGGCTTTTCGGAATCGGCAAAGATGCAGAACAAAGAATCGGATACGATTATTTTGAGTAATGAGCTGGTAGCGCCGAATGATGAGGTGCAGGAGTTGCTGAATATTTCTGCCAGCGAGTTAGTTTATCGGGTTGAGCGTTTACGTTTAATTAGCGGCGAAGTTTATATTTATGAGATTGATTTTATTCCTCTTGAGTATACCAATGAGTTGCCAGAGGAAAAGGCAAAATCATTGTTTAAATATTTGGAAAATGAAATGTCATATACAATTGCTTTTGCCAATTATAAGATTGAGGCAATTGGCGCGGATAAAACCATTGCCAAACATATGCAGGTGAATCGCCAGGCACCGATTTTATTTGTGCAGGTCACCCATTATTTGAATGACAGCCGGCCATTGTATGCTTCGTATTCATATTATCGTCATGAGTACTATAGCTTCAATAGTACAATTCAGAGAAATGTTTAA
- a CDS encoding DNA-3-methyladenine glycosylase I, producing the protein MICPWAEGHELELEYHNTEWGVPSHDDRYLFEMLILEGAQAGLSWLTILKKREGYRAALKNFDLDYCAQIDDEQAAEIFVNYDIIKNRLKMQAIRKNAIAVKAIQEEFGSLSNYIWHFTDGKPIINHWNSMSEMPATSELSERISKDLKKRGCNFVGPTIIYSYLQACGVIDDHIIACPYHTENR; encoded by the coding sequence ATGATTTGTCCATGGGCAGAAGGTCATGAGCTTGAATTAGAATATCACAACACTGAATGGGGTGTGCCATCGCATGATGATCGCTATTTATTTGAGATGCTGATTTTAGAAGGTGCCCAAGCTGGTTTGTCTTGGCTGACGATATTAAAGAAGCGCGAAGGTTACCGGGCAGCACTGAAGAATTTTGATTTAGATTATTGTGCCCAGATTGATGATGAACAAGCAGCAGAAATCTTTGTCAATTATGATATCATCAAAAACCGCCTGAAAATGCAGGCAATTCGTAAAAATGCAATTGCGGTAAAAGCAATCCAAGAAGAGTTTGGCAGTTTATCGAATTATATTTGGCATTTCACTGACGGTAAACCGATAATCAATCACTGGAATTCGATGAGTGAGATGCCGGCAACCAGCGAACTTTCAGAACGCATCAGCAAGGATTTGAAAAAACGTGGCTGTAATTTTGTTGGGCCAACAATCATTTATTCATACTTACAAGCTTGTGGTGTCATCGATGATCATATTATTGCTTGCCCGTATCATACAGAAAATAGATAA
- a CDS encoding NUMOD4 domain-containing protein, translating to MEIWKKIPGLDVTYEASNTGKIQRQYRSKDKLLTGYHKRGKKVVKVKRQGKMVETSWSKLVWSAFNGPIPEGGYVRRKNCRLGYELDNLILLSNKQNGKMFGGLQKKADIVVYESDQEQRFFISARSAGRYLHLSYQTVLDTINNKIKKPIYPLRKATFEERQGIVGMVRQSRGINYIEE from the coding sequence ATGGAAATTTGGAAAAAGATTCCTGGATTAGATGTGACTTATGAAGCCAGTAATACTGGCAAAATTCAGCGGCAATATCGAAGTAAGGATAAATTATTAACGGGCTATCATAAAAGAGGCAAAAAAGTCGTTAAGGTAAAGCGTCAAGGAAAGATGGTTGAGACCTCATGGTCGAAGTTAGTCTGGAGTGCTTTTAACGGACCGATACCTGAAGGCGGATACGTAAGAAGAAAGAATTGCCGGTTGGGGTATGAACTTGATAACTTAATTTTGCTGTCAAATAAGCAAAATGGCAAAATGTTTGGCGGCTTGCAGAAAAAGGCAGATATCGTTGTTTATGAGTCAGATCAGGAACAGCGATTTTTTATTAGTGCACGATCAGCAGGAAGATATTTACATTTGAGCTATCAAACAGTTCTGGATACAATAAACAATAAAATTAAAAAGCCAATATACCCATTAAGAAAAGCCACGTTTGAAGAGCGTCAGGGCATTGTTGGCATGGTGCGACAAAGTCGCGGCATCAATTATATTGAGGAGTGA
- a CDS encoding DNA polymerase, protein MNNEALINNWFENHTATMEYQGNIQVIEWREPGTRMYSVKYVLDGSNVFVTGDLGTATFRLTESATIHNLARYAKDYFIGKLVCAQHGTFSFDIETARKHLREWKQEIDEEELYYGSESIPAFYDYLMTHSKDITHEFDWKRLVELAADAVNVWYTLDSEDLSCICEYGQELDINLIAYYVGLQRACSELIVQEALDKIPELEASIFSRAGTEFNIQSDKQVGVVLFEKLKLVSDQESSTEYSITNDLLKKLQGQHPIVEELLQYRTYLIRIGNHKQFDERAVV, encoded by the coding sequence ATGAACAATGAAGCATTAATAAACAATTGGTTTGAAAATCATACCGCAACTATGGAATATCAAGGAAACATACAAGTGATCGAGTGGAGAGAACCAGGTACCCGAATGTATTCGGTGAAATATGTTTTAGATGGATCTAATGTATTTGTAACCGGTGATCTTGGAACTGCAACATTTCGATTAACAGAATCTGCAACTATTCATAATTTAGCTAGATACGCTAAAGATTACTTTATTGGTAAGCTAGTATGTGCACAACACGGTACTTTTAGTTTTGATATTGAAACTGCGCGCAAACATCTGCGTGAATGGAAACAAGAGATTGATGAAGAGGAACTTTACTATGGAAGTGAGTCAATCCCAGCTTTCTATGATTACCTAATGACGCACTCAAAAGATATTACTCATGAATTCGATTGGAAGCGATTAGTAGAACTAGCTGCAGATGCAGTGAATGTATGGTATACCCTTGATTCAGAGGACTTATCTTGCATTTGTGAGTATGGACAGGAACTCGATATTAACTTAATTGCTTATTATGTAGGTTTACAACGAGCATGCTCAGAACTTATCGTTCAAGAGGCTTTGGATAAGATTCCGGAACTGGAAGCAAGTATATTCAGTCGTGCGGGAACAGAATTTAACATTCAGTCAGATAAACAAGTTGGAGTAGTTCTATTTGAAAAGCTCAAATTGGTAAGTGACCAGGAAAGTAGTACCGAGTATTCAATTACTAATGATTTACTCAAGAAGCTGCAAGGACAGCATCCAATTGTTGAGGAGTTATTACAATACCGGACATATCTTATTCGTATTGGAAATCATAAGCAGTTTGATGAACGGGCGGTGGTGTAG
- a CDS encoding DUF2786 domain-containing protein, whose protein sequence is MEQRKKLVEKVKKILVKARDNPNAYEAESAMLMAQRLQLEYNIRETELEERPLEIITGHANSQIRRQHPSWMWQLAHVIANNFRCYVYQNDQQRFFGGNPDKTYSFFGIDDDAAVACEVFELAIHTANLKWQEFRLENRRAIARRKYPKRARIEFLTGFVHGVQIRFSHQVQEYGLVLVKNELVEQQYTLMQQEFSPVNTKSRVQIRSTNAYGQGRADGREFMTLD, encoded by the coding sequence ATGGAACAACGTAAAAAACTTGTTGAAAAAGTCAAAAAAATACTCGTAAAAGCTCGGGATAATCCAAATGCTTATGAGGCAGAGAGTGCGATGTTAATGGCGCAGCGACTACAGTTAGAATATAATATTCGGGAAACGGAACTTGAAGAGCGACCGCTTGAAATAATAACCGGTCATGCAAATAGCCAAATACGGAGACAACATCCCTCATGGATGTGGCAATTGGCCCATGTGATCGCGAATAATTTCCGTTGCTATGTGTATCAAAATGATCAACAACGATTTTTCGGAGGAAATCCTGATAAGACGTATTCATTTTTTGGCATTGATGATGATGCAGCTGTTGCTTGCGAAGTGTTTGAACTAGCGATTCATACCGCAAACTTGAAATGGCAGGAATTTAGACTTGAGAATCGTCGAGCGATTGCCCGGCGAAAATATCCGAAACGGGCCAGAATTGAGTTCTTAACCGGCTTTGTTCATGGCGTGCAGATACGGTTCTCGCATCAAGTACAAGAGTATGGGCTGGTGCTTGTCAAAAACGAGCTTGTAGAACAACAATACACACTCATGCAGCAAGAATTTAGCCCGGTAAATACCAAAAGTCGCGTTCAAATTCGCTCAACCAATGCATATGGTCAAGGACGAGCTGATGGTCGCGAATTTATGACATTAGACTAA
- the relB gene encoding type II toxin-antitoxin system RelB family antitoxin codes for MAHLSLRVSEQEKKFISEYAKMHGLDMSEVLKEAFFEKVEDELDLKAIAAYEQNKDGEEHSSFDDVAVALGLEDVL; via the coding sequence ATGGCACACTTATCATTAAGAGTGAGTGAACAAGAAAAAAAATTCATAAGCGAATATGCGAAAATGCATGGTTTAGATATGTCAGAAGTATTGAAAGAGGCATTTTTTGAAAAAGTTGAGGATGAACTCGACTTAAAAGCCATTGCAGCTTATGAACAAAATAAAGATGGTGAAGAGCACAGCAGTTTCGATGATGTTGCGGTTGCGTTAGGACTTGAAGATGTTTTATAA
- a CDS encoding type II toxin-antitoxin system RelE family toxin produces the protein MFYKVEFTKTAIKELKKLDKPQQALLMAWIKKNLQNCENPRISGKALKGNKSAYWRYRIGSYRIITELVDERLLIIIINIGHRKDIYK, from the coding sequence ATGTTTTATAAGGTTGAGTTTACTAAAACGGCCATTAAGGAGCTCAAGAAGCTGGATAAACCGCAACAAGCATTGCTGATGGCCTGGATAAAGAAAAACCTGCAAAACTGTGAAAATCCACGAATAAGCGGCAAAGCATTAAAAGGGAATAAGTCGGCTTACTGGAGATATCGTATCGGTAGTTATCGAATTATTACTGAGCTTGTTGATGAGCGCTTATTGATCATTATCATTAATATTGGCCATCGAAAAGACATCTATAAATAA